Proteins from a single region of Bacteroidota bacterium:
- the ffh gene encoding signal recognition particle protein, whose amino-acid sequence MFENLSLKIEKAFKTLKGQGKITEINIAETLKEIRRALVDADVNYKIAKDFVDRVKEKALGANVLTSVSPGQLMVKIVNDELKELLGGDQKDINLAGSPAVILISGLQGSGKTTFTGKLAKMLKSKGRKVLLIAGDVYRPAAIDQLKVLGSQIEVEVYSEDANKNPVELAQNGIRYAQAKGMSTVIIDTAGRLSVDEQMMTEIANIKKAVKPSEILFVVDAMTGQDAVNTAKSFNDRLDFDGVVLTKMDGDTRGGAALSIKSVVNKPIKFVSSGEKLDTLDMFYPDRMANRILGMGDVVSLVERAQQVFDEEEASRISKRLHKNQFDLEDFLKQIQQIKKMGSVKDLLGMMPGIGNKIKDLDIDDDAFKGVESMIQSMTPKERQNPMILNNSRKQRICKGSGRNIQELNKLLAQFDQMKKMMKKMNGKSLKGLGLPGM is encoded by the coding sequence ATGTTCGAAAATCTAAGTTTAAAGATAGAAAAAGCCTTTAAAACCCTTAAAGGTCAGGGAAAGATAACAGAAATCAACATAGCAGAAACCCTGAAAGAAATTCGCAGGGCATTGGTTGATGCTGACGTAAACTACAAAATAGCCAAGGATTTTGTTGACCGTGTTAAAGAAAAAGCGTTGGGTGCCAACGTACTGACATCGGTTTCTCCGGGTCAACTCATGGTCAAAATAGTCAATGATGAACTCAAAGAACTGTTGGGAGGAGACCAAAAGGATATCAACCTTGCAGGTTCTCCGGCAGTAATTCTAATTTCGGGTTTGCAAGGCTCGGGTAAAACGACATTTACCGGAAAACTTGCTAAAATGCTCAAATCAAAAGGAAGAAAAGTCCTTTTGATAGCGGGAGACGTATATAGACCTGCGGCTATTGACCAATTGAAAGTATTGGGCTCTCAAATAGAAGTTGAGGTTTATTCTGAGGATGCTAATAAAAATCCGGTTGAGCTTGCACAAAACGGTATTCGATACGCACAAGCAAAAGGGATGAGCACTGTCATCATTGACACAGCAGGTCGCCTGAGTGTGGACGAGCAAATGATGACCGAGATTGCAAACATCAAAAAAGCAGTAAAACCCTCAGAAATTCTGTTTGTAGTTGATGCAATGACCGGTCAAGATGCCGTAAATACTGCTAAGTCTTTTAATGACAGACTTGATTTTGACGGAGTGGTGCTGACTAAAATGGATGGAGACACAAGAGGTGGTGCTGCACTTTCAATCAAATCTGTTGTAAACAAACCTATCAAATTTGTCAGCAGTGGCGAGAAACTTGACACCCTTGATATGTTCTATCCCGATCGTATGGCAAATAGGATACTGGGCATGGGAGATGTTGTTTCGTTAGTAGAAAGGGCACAACAAGTTTTTGATGAAGAAGAAGCATCCAGAATCAGCAAAAGGTTACACAAAAACCAGTTTGACCTTGAGGACTTTTTGAAACAAATTCAACAAATCAAAAAAATGGGCTCTGTAAAGGACCTGCTCGGAATGATGCCGGGAATTGGCAATAAAATCAAAGATTTAGATATAGATGACGATGCTTTCAAAGGTGTGGAGTCAATGATACAGTCCATGACTCCCAAAGAAAGACAAAATCCAATGATATTGAACAACTCACGCAAACAAAGAATTTGTAAAGGGAGTGGAAGAAATATTCAAGAACTCAACAAACTACTCGCACAGTTTGACCAAATGAAAAAAATGATGAAGAAGATGAATGGTAAGAGTTTGAAAGGTTTAGGGCTGCCGGGAATGTAA